One Cucurbita pepo subsp. pepo cultivar mu-cu-16 chromosome LG09, ASM280686v2, whole genome shotgun sequence DNA window includes the following coding sequences:
- the LOC111802426 gene encoding uncharacterized protein LOC111802426 produces the protein MGTKVQYESYLPGYHSMRDLNEDSHGCSWPLYYSEKACQSGQYYNGILPRATSDAYLGCDRDAVKRTMLEHEALFRSQVRELHRLYIKQRELMNDIKRSEHRHQMPIDISFSSSPLASQSTPEGARKWHLPSFPLANSSNGRPSAPCIEDVKSSLSSLKENNRSGLLPSQNGTSSKDCEVLESRPSKFRRKTFDLQLPADEYADSEEGEVFHDEKVHPMLGCHSNGNKKCETQSCVNPGEKSGGQSATLRSDSSLWNKCGLADLNEPIQVEEANGSNFFDLPSARDSSNGETQGPAPSYTKQEIFPCSSNEGGHAMNRNSYIENGNRREAFPNIFKAGRSKESEKPFNHGQMEKFHISSNPMQVPLNKFHELPVFYLNDKSKVHQELDWPVNDLQLSKRGYEMSNAGDPGYRLASQTSCTYPIPPSDMGKSWAQSGSSWEKPNGNSSQKSTLFHTQPSLKSSAGVHKSFTSSSSQNNGIFGDRWNLSSGSRSNPGSGCETPYRNGFYLGPTSGSKGTIRHDHVTNYYNGSGCVGTNSPRDINLNVVLSKTLSNEAGQQLNYRTREAEQKNEDHHNVLPWSRAVPARKNETIDSRRFSMTGELSFVLSPKNQFSDRNGTENGSKVICYPNIESNSRCSNIEPRRLEHGECQSNKKLLGFPIFEGPHVSKNESFSLTSPSVPFPNPSENDVEHNQRTRVFDINLPSDPSVFESDNVTTGSLTVRNGNDAKISTVRVNIDLNSCVDDEEASMTPLALASSSAKEKVVIDIDLEAPAMPETEDDIDADEQQSQSPQHKAVDIQDDLMAVAADAIVAISSCGPSCHLDDNVSNVLEDSSSDLLNWFAEIVSTRGDDVQVTSDTVLRAKDDKNNEETSLRGIDYFEYMTLRLAEVGEEDYMPKPLLPESMEIEASGTNLLQNRPRKGQTRRGRQRRDFQKDILPGLSSLSRHEVTEDLQTFGGLMRATGHSWHCGVTRRNSTRNGCGRGRRRSVISPPPPVHSACNQLIQQLSNIEMGLEDGSLTGWGKTTRRPRRQRCPAGNPPPVPLT, from the exons ATGGGAACAAAAGTGCAGTATGAAAGTTATTTGCCAGGTTATCATTCAATGAGGGATCTGAATGAAGATTCTCATGGTTGTAGCTGGCCATTATATTATAGTGAAAAAGCGTGTCAGAGTGGCCAATATTATAACGGAATTTTGCCAAGAGCTACCTCAGATGCATATCTAGGCTGTGATAGAGATGCTGTGAAGAGGACAATGCTCGAGCATGAAGCCCTATTCAGGAGCCAG GTTCGTGAACTGCATCggttatatataaaacaaagagAGTTAATGAACGATATCAAAAGATCGGAACACAGACACCAGATGCCAATTGACATATCGTTCTCCTCTAGTCCTCTAGCATCTCAAAGTACGCCTGAGGGTGCGAGGAAATGGCATCTCCCAAGCTTTCCTCTTGCAAATTCTTCCAATGGTAGACCATCTGCACCTTGCATTGAAGATGTAAAATCATCTTTAAGTtctttgaaagaaaacaatagaAGCGGTCTCTTACCATCCCAAAACGGAACTAGTTCAAAAGACTGCGAGGTACTAGAATCCAGACCCTCAAAGTTTCGAAGGAAAACATTCGATCTTCAACTTCCAGCAGACGAGTACGCTGATAGCGAAGAAGGGGAGGTATTTCACGATGAAAAAGTGCACCCCATGCTGGGTTGCCATTCAAATGGTAACAAGAAATGTGAGACTCAGAGTTGTGTGAATCCTGGTGAAAAAAGTGGCGGCCAAAGTGCTACTTTGAGATCTGACTCGAGTTTGTGGAACAAATGTGGTTTAGCTGACTTAAACGAGCCCATTCAGGTTGAAGAGGCAAATGGGTCCAATTTTTTCGATCTTCCTAGTGCTCGTGACTCCAGCAATGGGGAGACTCAAGGCCCCGCTCCGTCCTATACGAAGCAAGAAATCTTTCCGTGCTCTAGTAACGAAGGTGGACATGCAATGAATAGGAATTCGTATATTGAGAACGGAAATAGAAGGGAGGCATTCCCTAACATCTTTAAAGCAG gTCGTAGTAAAGAGAGTGAGAAACCTTTTAATCATGGTCAGATGGAAAAGTTCCATATATCTTCTAATCCAATGCAAGTTCCACTCAACAAGTTTCATGAACTTCCAGTCTTCTATCTCAATGATAAAAGCAAGGTTCATCAGGAGTTGGACTGGCCAGTTAATGATTTGCAATTGTCCAAAAGAGGTTATGAAATGTCGAATGCTGGAGATCCCGGTTATCGTCTAGCTTCCCAGACGTCTTGTACATATCCGATCCCTCCTTCTGACATGGGCAAGTCTTGGGCTCAGTCTGGTTCGTCTTGGGAAAAGCCGAATGGCAACAGCTCCCAAAAGTCGACATTATTTCATACACAGCCGTCCTTGAAATCGTCTGCTGGCGTTCACAAGAGTTTtacttcatcatcatctcagAATAATGGAATTTTTGGAGATAGATGGAATTTGAGTAGTGGGTCAAGATCAAACCCGGGGTCTGGTTGTGAAACTCCTTACCGGAATGGATTTTATCTCGGGCCTACCTCTGGTTCCAAAGGTACCATAAGGCATGACCATGTGACCAACTATTACAATGGCTCAGGTTGTGTGGGCACGAATTCTCCTAGAGACATTAACTTGAATGTAGTGCTCTCAAAAACCTTATCTAATGAGGCAGGTCAACAACTGAATTACAGAACCAGAGAGGCAGAACAAAAGAATGAGGACCATCATAATGTCTTACCATGGTCGAGAGCTGTACCTGCTCGTAAGAATGAAACGATCGATTCAAGAAGATTCTCTATGACTGGAGAGCTTAGTTTTGTGCTCTCTCCAAAGAATCAGTTTTCAGACAGAAATGGAACTGAAAATGGCAGTAAAGTTATATGTTATCCGAACATTGAGTCGAATTCACGGTGTAGTAACATTGAGCCCAGAAGGTTGGAACATGGTGAATGCCAGAGTAACAAAAAACTTCTTGGGTTTCCCATTTTTGAAGGGCCACACGTTTCTAAGAATGAGTCGTTTTCTCTTACATCCCCGTCGGTACCTTTTCCTAATCCATCCGAGAATGACGTGGAACATAATCAGAGAACTAGAGTATTTGATATCAATTTGCCTTCTGATCCTTCAGTTTTCGAGTCAGATAACGTTACTACTGGATCTCTGACCGTTAGAAATGGAAACGACGCGAAAATTTCTACTGTTAGAGTTAATATTGATTTGAACTCGTGtgttgatgatgaagaagcaTCTATGACACCTCTAGCTCTGGCTTCTTCGAGTGCCAAGGAAAAGGTTGTGATAGATATAGACTTAGAAGCCCCGGCAATGCCCGAGACTGAAGACGATATCGATGCAGATGAACAGCAATCACAATCTCCTCAGCATAAGGCTGTTGATATTCAGGACGATCTTATGGCTGTAGCAGCAGATGCAATAGTTGCCATCTCTTCTTGTGGGCCTTCCTGTCATTTGGACGATAATGTTAGCAACGTGTTGGAAGATTCTTCGAGCGATCTGCTAAATTGGTTTGCCGAGATAGTTTCCACACGGGGGGACGATGTACAGGTCACGTCTGATACTGTATTGAGAGCCAAAGATGACAAGAATAATGAGGAAACCTCTCTGAGAGGGATTGATTACTTTGAATACATGACATTGAGGCTAGCAGAGGTCGGTGAAGAAGACTACATGCCGAAGCCCCTGCTTCCGGAAAGTATGGAAATCGAAGCTTCTGGAACCAATTTGTTACAAAATCGACCCCGAAAGGGCCAGACGAGGAGAGGAAGGCAGCGGAGGGACTTCCAGAAGGACATCCTTCCAGGCCTTTCCTCTCTATCAAGACATGAGGTTACAGAAGATCTTCAAACATTTGGTGGCCTAATGCGAGCAACAGGCCACTCTTGGCATTGCGGAGTTACGAGGAGGAACTCTACTAGAAATGGTTGCGGTAGGGGAAGACGACGATCGGTGATCAGTCCCCCGCCCCCTGTGCATTCAGCATGTAATCAGCTGATACAGCAACTAAGTAACATTGAAATGGGTCTGGAGGATGGAAGCCTGACTGGTTGGGGCAAGACAACTAGACGACCCCGTCGACAGAGATGCCCGGCCGGTAATCCTCCACCCGTTCCTTTAACTTAA
- the LOC111802429 gene encoding nodulin-related protein 1-like, producing MDFLSKLSGSADKPHDQNPDNHKPSASELLSSARLVADAAKSSFGGGGGGGEVDKGKAAGAGADLLGAASDYGKLDETKGVGKYVNQAEEYLNKYEKSHSATPVPAAEPKPAEPPKKEESGEKEGGGSGFGDYMKVAEGLLKK from the coding sequence ATGGATTTCTTGTCTAAACTCAGCGGCTCTGCCGACAAGCCACACGACCAAAATCCAGACAACCACAAGCCATCAGCTTCCGAGCTCTTGTCCAGCGCCAGGTTGGTCGCCGACGCTGCCAAGTCCTCtttcggcggcggcggcggcggcggcgaggTGGATAAGGGCAAAGCTGCCGGAGCAGGCGCTGACCTGCTTGGAGCGGCTTCGGATTACGGCAAATTGGATGAAACCAAGGGAGTTGGTAAGTATGTTAACCAGGCTGAGGAGTATCTCAATAAGTATGAGAAGTCTCATTCTGCCACTCCTGTTCCTGCTGCCGAGCCAAAACCGGCTGAGCCGCCGAAGAAGGAGGAGTCCGGCGAGAAGGAAGGCGGAGGATCTGGGTTTGGGGATTACATGAAGGTGGCTGAAGGTTTGTTGAAGAAATGA
- the LOC111802427 gene encoding proteoglycan 4-like isoform X1, translating to MFLQINPYPTHPPLRHHHCELSISPPRRNLITELSFPTPMDHWVTTDEDIDRQQRASRTQTYLFPLKSQSFREKTTAGWLGRQFLQQMSRGNEFSDDEIERVTAVAAAAYAIHSIQNSEIARRKKNADYPETSSFPKFTHLKEDNRPPTPRPAPEPAKLSRRLIDKDLLKDPEESPVRNVSVTHEQPKQKPTEKTTDPGNRPYFKETAFSGNKPDISGSRRTEPEKPSNISGSRRTEPEKPAGISGSRRTEPEKSADISGRRRTEPEKPAVVPRPPTPINRPTDPQKPLPTQTRPYDSRETKADQWEKAEMAKINERFHKVNETVSYWERKKRDKAMRKYEESQAAGVKRSKREKGRKKFEEDMDFIKQIAEEARAKADQKRRNDILKANQKADIIRQTGDLPVSCSCC from the exons ATGTTTCTCCAAATAAATCCCTATCCCACCCACCCTCCTCTACGCCATCATCACTGTGAGCTTTCAATATCCCCGCCGAGAAGAAACCTCATTACAGAGCTTTCTTTTCCAACCCCTATGGATCATTGGGTGACAACAGATGAG GACATTGACAGACAACAACGAGCCAGTAGAACACAAACATACTTGTTTCCCCTGAAATCCCAATCTTTCAGAG AGAAAACAACGGCGGGCTGGTTGGGAAGGCAATTTTTGCAGCAAATGAGTCGAGGGAATGAATTTTCCGACGACGAAATAGAGCGTGTAACCGCCGTAGCCGCCGCCGCCTACGCAATTCATTCCATTCAGAATTCAGAAATTGCGAGACGCAAAAAGAATGCCGATTATCCTGAAACGTCGTCGTTCCCAAAGTTTACACACCTCAAGGAAGACAATCGCCCCCCCACTCCTCGTCCGGCGCCGGAACCTGCTAAGCTTTCCCGGCGGTTAATAg ATAAAGATCTTCTGAAAGATCCTGAAGAAAGCCCAGTAAGGAATGTGTCAGTGACCCACGAACAACCAAAACAGAAACCAACGGAAAAGACAACCGATCCCGGTAACCGTCCATACTTCAAAGAGACAGCTTTTTCCGGCAACAAACCAGACATCTCCGGCAGCCGAAGAACAGAACCAGAGAAACCATCAAACATCTCCGGCAGCCGAAGAACAGAACCAGAGAAACCAGCAGGCATCTCCGGCAGCCGAAGAACAGAACCAGAGAAATCAGCAGACATCTCCGGCCGGCGAAGAACAGAACCAGAGAAACCAGCGGTAGTCCCAAGACCTCCAACTCCAATTAATCGGCCGACCGACCCACAAAAACCACTCCCAACCCAAACCAGACCTTATGATTcaagagaaacaaaagcagATCAGTGGGAAAAGGCTGAGATGGCTAAAATCAACGAGAG ATTCCATAAAGTGAACGAGACAGTATCTTActgggaaagaaagaagagggaCAAAGCCATGAGGAAATACGAAGAATCACAG GCTGCGGGCGTGAAGAGGTCgaagagggaaaaaggaagaaagaaattcgAGGAAGACATGGATTTCATAAAGCAAATTGCAGAAGAAGCAAGAGCCAAAGCCGATCAAAAGCGAAGAAATGATATTCTTAAAGCTAATCAAAAAGCAGATATTATCAGACAAACAGGGGACCTCCCTGTTTCTTGTTCCTGCTGCTGA
- the LOC111802427 gene encoding proteoglycan 4-like isoform X2, with translation MFLQINPYPTHPPLRHHHCELSISPPRRNLITELSFPTPMDHWVTTDEDIDRQQRASRTQTYLFPLKSQSFREKTTAGWLGRQFLQQMSRGNEFSDDEIERVTAVAAAAYAIHSIQNSEIARRKKNADYPETSSFPKFTHLKEDNRPPTPRPAPEPAKLSRRLIDLLKDPEESPVRNVSVTHEQPKQKPTEKTTDPGNRPYFKETAFSGNKPDISGSRRTEPEKPSNISGSRRTEPEKPAGISGSRRTEPEKSADISGRRRTEPEKPAVVPRPPTPINRPTDPQKPLPTQTRPYDSRETKADQWEKAEMAKINERFHKVNETVSYWERKKRDKAMRKYEESQAAGVKRSKREKGRKKFEEDMDFIKQIAEEARAKADQKRRNDILKANQKADIIRQTGDLPVSCSCC, from the exons ATGTTTCTCCAAATAAATCCCTATCCCACCCACCCTCCTCTACGCCATCATCACTGTGAGCTTTCAATATCCCCGCCGAGAAGAAACCTCATTACAGAGCTTTCTTTTCCAACCCCTATGGATCATTGGGTGACAACAGATGAG GACATTGACAGACAACAACGAGCCAGTAGAACACAAACATACTTGTTTCCCCTGAAATCCCAATCTTTCAGAG AGAAAACAACGGCGGGCTGGTTGGGAAGGCAATTTTTGCAGCAAATGAGTCGAGGGAATGAATTTTCCGACGACGAAATAGAGCGTGTAACCGCCGTAGCCGCCGCCGCCTACGCAATTCATTCCATTCAGAATTCAGAAATTGCGAGACGCAAAAAGAATGCCGATTATCCTGAAACGTCGTCGTTCCCAAAGTTTACACACCTCAAGGAAGACAATCGCCCCCCCACTCCTCGTCCGGCGCCGGAACCTGCTAAGCTTTCCCGGCGGTTAATAg ATCTTCTGAAAGATCCTGAAGAAAGCCCAGTAAGGAATGTGTCAGTGACCCACGAACAACCAAAACAGAAACCAACGGAAAAGACAACCGATCCCGGTAACCGTCCATACTTCAAAGAGACAGCTTTTTCCGGCAACAAACCAGACATCTCCGGCAGCCGAAGAACAGAACCAGAGAAACCATCAAACATCTCCGGCAGCCGAAGAACAGAACCAGAGAAACCAGCAGGCATCTCCGGCAGCCGAAGAACAGAACCAGAGAAATCAGCAGACATCTCCGGCCGGCGAAGAACAGAACCAGAGAAACCAGCGGTAGTCCCAAGACCTCCAACTCCAATTAATCGGCCGACCGACCCACAAAAACCACTCCCAACCCAAACCAGACCTTATGATTcaagagaaacaaaagcagATCAGTGGGAAAAGGCTGAGATGGCTAAAATCAACGAGAG ATTCCATAAAGTGAACGAGACAGTATCTTActgggaaagaaagaagagggaCAAAGCCATGAGGAAATACGAAGAATCACAG GCTGCGGGCGTGAAGAGGTCgaagagggaaaaaggaagaaagaaattcgAGGAAGACATGGATTTCATAAAGCAAATTGCAGAAGAAGCAAGAGCCAAAGCCGATCAAAAGCGAAGAAATGATATTCTTAAAGCTAATCAAAAAGCAGATATTATCAGACAAACAGGGGACCTCCCTGTTTCTTGTTCCTGCTGCTGA
- the LOC111802428 gene encoding putative SNAP25 homologous protein SNAP30 has translation MFSFMKSPVKVSKQNSVDTGLAGSGTNPFDSDTEPETNQTLNPARRTSSEPALVIPNSISANPFDDDDDDDDGFVGRRGTATSSASKNGYKNATSSASKNGYKNDFRDSGGFENQSVQELENYAVYKAEETTNSVNNCLKIAEDIRSDATRTLDMLHQQGEQIERTHRMAADMDKDLSKGEKLLNNLGGMFSKPWKPKKTKEITGPLITADNSSGRTENNKEEREKLGLSTGKKQSATRTPPSESSGAMQKVEDEKEKQDDALSDLSNILGDLKNMAVDMGSELDRQNKALDHLSDDVDELNSRVKGANQRARRLLG, from the exons ATGTTTAGTTTCATGAAATCCCCCGTGAAAGTTTCTAAGCAGAATTCTGTTGATACTGGATTAGCCGGATCCGGTACTAATCCTTTTGATTCAGATACTGAACCTGAAACCAACCAAACACTTAATCCTGCAAGAAGAACTTCTTCCGAGCCTGCGCTTGTTATACCAAACTCCATTTCCGCCAATCcttttgatgatgatgatgatgatgatgatggtttTGTTGGAAGAAGAGGTACTGCAACTTCTTCAGCCTCTAAAAACGGATACAAAAATGCAACTTCTTCAGCCTCTAAAAATGGATACAAAAATGATTTTCGCGACTCGGGAGGATTTGAGAACCAGAGTGTGCAGGAATTGGAGAACTATGCCGTATATAAAGCTGAGGAGACCACAAATTCTGTTAATAACTGCCTGAAGATCGCTGAGGACATAAGGAGTGATGCTACCAGGACCCTTGACATGTTGCATCAGCAAGGTGAGCAAATTGAGAGGACCCACAGGATGGCTGCTGATATGGATAAAGATCTAAGTAAG GGAGAGAAACTTCTGAATAATCTTGGAGGCATGTTTTCTAAGCCATGGAAGCCAAAGAAAACCAAAGAAATTACAGGCCCTCTCATAACAGCAG ATAATTCATCTGGGAGAACTGAAAACAACAAGGAGGAAAGGGAAAAACTGGGTTTATCTACGGGTAAAAAGCAGTCGGCTACTCGAACACCGCCTTCTGAATCATCTGGCGCAATGCAAAAAGTCGAG GATGAGAAGGAAAAGCAAGATGATGCACTCTCAGATTTAAGTAATATCTTGGGTGATCTGAAGAATATGGCCGTGGACATGGGAAGCGAGCTTGACAG GCAAAACAAAGCTCTGGATCATCTAAGCGACGATGTCGACGAGCTGAATTCTAGAGTGAAAGGCGCCAATCAACGAGCTCGCCGTTTGCTTGGGTAG